CGGTGATCACCGGCTCGTACTATCGCGTCGGCGACCGGCTCCGCTTCCAGGCGCAGATCACCGATGCGGTGCGCGGCACGCTGCTGGCCTATCCCGAGCCGGTGGAGACCAGCCGGGACTCGGTGGCGGAGGGGCTGCGCCTGTTGCGCGGCCGGGTCATGGGAGCCCTCGCCATCCGGCAGGACGAGCGGGTGGCCGCCATTCCCGGGCTGGCGGAACGCCCGCCCACCTTCGACGCCTACCGGGAGTTCGATCGCGGGCTCGAGCTGCACGATGCGCAGCGCTACGGGGAGGCGGTGACGGCCTTCCGGCAGGCCTTTGCGCTCGACTCCACCTTCGGCGTGGCCCTGTTCTCCGCAGCCGTGGACCTGTGGAACACCGACGATTACGTCGCGGTGGATTCCGTGGTCGCCCTGCTGGGATCACGCCGGCTGCAGCTCACCGAGTACCACCAGCTCCAGGTCGGCTACCTGCGGGCGCTGCTCGACGGTGACGGGCAAGGCGCCTACGCGCTGGCCCGGCGCGCGGCGGAGCTCACCGGCGACACCCGCGGGCTCAACGCCGTGGCATGGATCGCCAACGCCACCAACCGGCCGGCGGCGGCGCTCGCGGCGCTCCAGCGCATCGATCCCGACGCCGGGAGCGTGCGTCGCTGGGCGCCGTACTGGATCCAGCGCGCCCACGCCGAGCACCGGGTGGGCCGCTTCGTGACGGAGCGGGAGAGCGCCCGCCAGATGCAGCAGCGGCACCCCGAGAGCCGGATCGCGCTGGTGCTGGAGGTGCGGGCGGCGGCCGCGCAGGGCGACACCCGGGCCGTCGATTCGCTGCTGACAGTCGCGGGGGGGCTCTCGCCCGACAGCTACTGGTCGGAGGGGGCGGCGCTGGTGGTGGCGGGCGAGGAGCTCAACGCCCACGGCCGCGGTTTCGCGAGCCCGGCCTACTTCCGCCGCGCGGTCCGCTGGCTGGCCAACCAGCTGGCGCGGGACCCGCACCACCGGGCCCACCGGTACTGGATGGGCACGGCGCTCTACGACGCCGGCCAGTGGCAGTCGGCCGAGCCGTACTTCGCGTCGCTGGCGGAGGATTTCCCGGAGCGGCTGCAGTACCGGGGCCTCGAGGCGCTGGTGCTGGCACGCGCCGGTCGTGCCGCCGCGGCGGAGCAGCGCCTCGGCCCCCGGCCCCGGTTCACCCCGGCCGAGCACACCCTCTACCGCGCCCGGCTGGCCGCCATCGCGGGCCGCCGCGAGCACGCCATCTCGCTGCTGGCCCAGGCCGTGGCCGAGGGGTACGAGTCGCTCCCCTGGCTCCACGCGGTGGCGTTCCGCGACTTCGGCGGGCTGGTGGGCGATCCGCGCTACGCGACCCTGATGCAGCCGGACACCACCCCGTGACCGCGCCGGCTTACCCCCCGCCCTCGCCGCGCTGCAGCTGGTAGAAGGCCCGCCACGCATCGTGATAGACCGCCTCGCGTGAGGCACCCTGCCGCCGGCCCACCGCCGCCTTGAAGTTGTCGTAGTCCACCCCGCGCACCAGCGTGGCCATCGCGACCGCGACGGCCTCCCGGGGGGCCTGGGCGCGGAAGCGGTAGTCCGCCTCGCCGTCCTCCGCGATGGCGCTCAGCACCGGGAGGCAGAGCCCGCCCAGCGCCTCCAGGTCCTCCCGGACCCGGGCGCGGATGGTGAGCGTGCCCTGCGCCCGGTCCCACGGCTTCTCCACCACGCTGAAGAAGCCGACCGTGGTGACGATCCACATGCCTCCCCGCCTCTCATTGAAGGTCCCGGGCCCCTGCCCGGCCTCAGCCTGCCCCACGCCAATCTGTCCCTCCTCCGTCACCCGATCGTCAAACCCCGCACCTTGCAATGTGCCAAGGGGGTGCGACAGGCAGCCTGCAAGACCGCATGAAGGAGGTATAAAGTCAGGCGACCTCCCTGCCGATGGTACCACAACGGACCATGGAGGGTCCGACACCGTATGCACAGGGAGCAGGCCATGTCCATCGCAGGGATCACGTTCAACAACACCCGGTTCACCCACGGGGTCCGGGGCGAAGGTCACGAGCGGCGCCAGGCCCTGCGGGCCCTGGCCGGCGCCCTCGAGACCGGCAACCTGGAGGCGGCAGGCACCGCCTATCAGGCCCTCAAGGAGGCCGGCCCAGGCCGCCGCTTCCAGGGGACCAGCCCGGCCGCCACCGATCTGGCGACGAAGTTCGCCGCGGTGGGCACGGCGCTCGAGGCCGGCGACCTCGCCGGCGCGCAGGGGGCCTTCGACGCCCTCCGCGGCGCCATCCGCGACGGGGGCAGCCCCCCGCCGCCGGAGATGAGCATCCAGCCGGTGCCGAATCCGGGTGAGGTCAGCACCCAGCCCGTCGGGATTCCCCAGGTGGTCTACCAGGTGCTCGCCCAGCTCGGCTTCACCGTCTCGGCGCAGGGCGGCCTGCCGGGTACCGCCCAGCCGGCGGCCACCGTGCCGCAGATCGGGGCGCCCGCCACCGGCGGGGCCAGCGCCACCGTGCCGCAGATCGGCGCGCCGACCACCGGGACCACGCCGGCCGGTTCCACGGGCGGAACGGCGCCGGCCAGCGGAACGCCGGGCGGCACGCCGACCACCGGATCCCCGGCGGCCGGGTACAGCCTGTCGCTTTCGTATCTCCAGGTGAGCTGGAGCTACGGCGGGAACTCCGGGAGCTTCACCCAGACCGGCCTCAGCCTGAACGTCACCGGCTAGCGCCACCCTCCCACCGGCTCCGCGCGCCGCGACGAGTTCCTCGTCGCGGCGCGTGTGCGTCTGGTCCCTGTGATCCTGCGCACACGTCCACGACCGTCGCTGGAACGAAGCGGTGCATCGGCACGTGACGCTGGGCGGGGCGCCCAGGCCTTCATGAGCAGCCAAGCCGCTACGGCGCGGTGACTTCACCTCCGGTGCGGGAGTTGCCCCTGGTCCAGGCGACCCGAAATCGGAGGTCGTCATGGCGCGGATCAGGCTCCGCCACCCGAATGGTGGCCAGTACTCCTTCGAGACCGAGGAGGAGTTCGAGCGGGCGCTCGATGGTGGCCGCATCACCCAGGCGTGGCAGGTCTTCCACGCTCGAGGCGGCACCTGGCTCCCGCTCAGCCTGCACCCGGCCTTTCGCCGTCGCCGCGTGGTTCCGGAGGACTCCCGCGGCGGGGACCTTCCGGCGGCCTGATCGCCCGTGGTCAGTGACCTGCCGCCGCACCGCTACAACACCTGGTCCTTCTCGTTGCGGGTTCGGGTTCGATGAAATGACCTAAGTCATTGCCATTGAGCGTTTTCCGCACTTGGCCCACAGGTTGCAAATCCCGGAGGGCAGACCTGACCCCCTTGTGAGGCGCGTCACGAATGCCGGCTGTTCTCCTGCAGAGTCCTTCCGGAACGCACCAGAGCTACCCCTCCCGGGAGGAGTTTGCGCTGGCCGTCCTCCGGGGCGAGGTGCGGGAGCAGTGGCGGATCTACCACGCCACGACTCGGCAGTGGTTGCCGGTGAGCGCGCACCCCGCGTTCCACGTGCGGCCCGCCAATTGGGCCCCACGGGTGGCGGTGACCGAGCGGAGCCCCGACCTGGTGCTGATTCACCCCGACGGTTCGGTGGAAGTGCGCCCGTCCGGCGAGTTCGCCGCTCCAGACCTCGACCGCACCCCCGAGCGCGCCCCGACCGAGGCCGCCCGCCCCGCGCGACCCCGCCCCTCGAACCCGGTGCTCGAGACCGCCCTCCGCACCGTCCCGACCTTCTCCCGCGCCCTCCTCGGAGTGGCCACCCTGGTGCACCAGCGCTGAGCCGACCCGCCGCCGACACCTCGCGGCACCCCACCTCGTAGAGTTGCCTCCATCCCCGGGAGGGTTCACCTTCCGGGCCATTCGTCCCGGCATCCCGCCACCCGCCAACACCGTCACGGAGCCGCTCCGCATGCGCCTGCGTCACCTCCTCGCCGGATTGCTCCTGGCTCCCTGCGCCGCCCTCACGGCCCAGCAGGACGCCGCGACGCTGCACGCCGACAGCCTCCGCGGCTCGGTCACCCCGGAGCGGGCCTGGTGGGACGTCGCGTACTACGACTTGAGCGTGCGGATCCAGCCGGCCGACAGCTCCATCCGCGGGGCGAACCGGATCACCTACCGCGCGCTGGCCCCGGGCCGGACGCTGCAGATCGACCTGCAGCAGCCGCTGGTGGCCGACAGCTTTGTCCAGGATGGCCGGGTACTCCAGAGCCGGCGCGACGGCAACGCCTACATCGTGACGCTCCCCGCCGAGCAGGCGGCCGGCAGCACCGCCACGCTGGCGGTGTTCTACGGCGGCAAGCCGCACGTTGCCAAGCGCGCGCCCTGGGACGGCGGCTTCGTGTTCACCGCCGACAGCCTGGGCCGCACCGTGATCGCCACCGCCTGCCAGGGCACCGGCGCGAGCATCTGGTGGCCCACCAAGGACATCCAGTCCGACGAACCGGACAGCCAGCGGGTGGCCATCACCGTGCCCGACGCCATCCGGAACATCTCCAACGGGCGGCTGCGCTCGTCCACCCCCAATGGCGACGGCACCACCACCTGGGAGTGGTTCGTCACCTCCCCGATCAACAACTACGACATCGCGGTGAACGCCGCGAGCTACGGGCACCTCGAGGACAGCTACGAGGGCGAGGGTGGCCGCCTGACGCTCAACTACTGGCCGCTCGACTATCACCTCGAGGCGGCGCGGCGGCAGTTCGCGCAGGTCAAGCCGATGCTGGCCTGCTTCGAGCACTGGTTCGGTCCCTACCCGTGGTACGCCGACGGCTACCAGCTGGTGGAGACCCCGCATCTCGGCATGGAACACCAGAGCGCGGTGGCCTACGGCAACCGCTACCTCAACGGCTACCTGGGCCGGGACCTGAGCGGCAGCGGCCGCGGGCTGTCCTGGGACTTCATCATCATCCACGAGAGCGCGCACGAGTGGTGGGGCAACAACCTCACCACCGCAGACATCGCCGACATGTGGGTGCACGAGAGCTTCGCGAACTACGCCGAGGGGCTCTTCGTCGAGTGCAGCCAGGGGAAGGAGGCGGGGGCCGAGTACAACCGCGGCAACCGACGCAGCATCCGCAACGATGCGCCCATCGTGGGGGAGTACGGGCTCAACCGCGAGGGCTCGGGCGACATGTACCCGAAGGGCGGGAACATGCTGCATACCATCCGGCAGGTGGTCGGCGACGACGAGGTCTGGCGGCGGACGCTGCGGGGCCTCAACGAGGTGTATCGCCACCAGGTGGTCACCGGCCGTGAGGTGCAGGACTACATCAGCTGGCAGGCGGGTCGCGACCTGAGCCGGATCTTCGCCCAGTACCTCACCACCACGAAGATCCCGACCCTCGAGTACCGCATCGCGGGGCGGCGGCTTCACTATCGCTGGGTGGACGTGGTGCCCGGCTTCGACCTGCCCCTGCCCGTCAAGCTCGAGGGCGAGGGCTACACCACCCTGCACCCGTCCGGGGCCTGGCAGTCGGTGCGCTACACCCGCGGCGCCACGGACAGCCTGTCCGTGCACCCCGACTACTACGTGAAGACCCAGGCGGCGCCGGTCGAGTAGCGGGCGCTACCGGAGCGCCAGCCGCTCCGTGCGCACCTGGCCCCAGCGGTCGGTGGCCTCCACCCGGCACTCGGTGGCCCCGGCGCCCGGGGTGGCGTAGAACAGGTGGGCCGTGGGGACCGGCTCCACCCACTTCCGCCGCGCCGGCAGCTCGGGCCCGCGGTGCAGCTCCACCGACAGCGGGTCGAGCCCCGTGCGCCGCGCCATGCGGCCGCGGGGCTGGCCATCCTCGTACCACACCACCGTCCACTCCGGATCCCAGTCCCAGAGGTTGGCGACCACCTCGTCCGGCGCGGTGGGGTCGGCGCCCCGGCGGTAGAGGCGCATCGCCTCGCCCGCGGCGGCGGTGGACGGCTGGTACCGCCAGCGCAGCTCGCTGCCGCGCACCTCGTAGACGCCAAACCCATCGGGGGTCCCGTCGTAGCAGATCGGGCCGCTCCACCAGGCGCCGCACGCGGTGCCGTGGACGTGCTCGTGCACCCCACCCTCGAAGAGGTGCTCGTGCTCGTGGGTGTGCCCGGAGAGGACGTGCGCGCGATACGGTTCCAGCAGGCGGTAGAGCGCCTCGCGGTTGTTTACCATCGAGGTGTGCCGCCCCTCGGCATCGCCGGAGCGCGCCGGAAGCGAGCTGGCCAGCGGGATGTGGAGCGCCACCACCACGGTGCGCCCCGCTTCCACCAGCGCCAGGTCCGCGGCCAGCCACTCGAGCTGGGGGGCGGAGAGGTAGCCGATGTAGCCGTCGCCGTGCCACAGCACGTCGTCCAGCACCACGTAGTGCACCTCGCCCCGGTTGAACGAGTACCACGCCGGCCCGAAGTGCCGCTCGAAGGTGGCGGTCGAGGCCTCGTCGGTGCGGGCGGCGTAGTCCATGTCGTGGTTGCCGACCACCTGGAAGAACGGCAGGTCCACCGCGCGGACCGCACGCTCGTACTCGGGATAGAGCGACAGGTCGTCGTACATGATGTCGCCGCAGGCGATCCCGAAGGCGGGCACGCCCCCGAGCCCCGCCAGGGCGCGGCGCAGCGCGGGCACGGTCTCGGCGTGGAGCAGGTCGGTCTCGTAGCGGTTCTGGGTCTGCGGGTCCGCGGCCAGGAAGAAGGCGTGGGCCGCGTCGCCGCCGGCGAGCGGGGTGAGGGCCCAGTCGGCGCGCAGTTCGCCGCGCGCATCCGGGGTCAGCGGGCGGAAGAGCTGCGCGGTGCCGCTCGCCTGCCGGGGGATCTCGTGCCCCGCGGGGAGCGAGAGGTGCAGCCAGCGTTGCCCGGCATCGCTCACCAGTTCGTAGGCGCCGCCTCGATCGGTGCGGACCACGGTGCGGCCGTCGCTCACCCCGGCGCCGGCGAGGGGCCGTCCAGCGGCGGTGACCCGGCCCCGGACCCGGATCGGGGCCCGTCGCCACGGACGCGGGAGGCGCGCGGGGGTGAGGCCAAGGGTGAGGAGCGAGGCGGCCGAAACCTCGCGCAGGAAGTCGCGTCGAGTGGAGTGGCTCATGCGGGGAACCTGGGTGGGGGTGGTCACGAACGGGTCGCGGCGCCGACACAAGCTCCGCCCCGGCGGGGGGCCTGTCCACCCCCAGCCCTCCGCACCCACCCCGGGGATACCCCCACCACGCCGGAGATGATTTCTTTGCAGGCGATGCCCGCACCCCTCCCCCCCGTCCCGGACCCCGCGCCCCCCGCGCCTCCGCGGAAGGACGACGCCACCCGTCGCGCCGAGCTGCTCAAGATGAAGCGGGTGGCCAACGGCCTGCTGGTCGTGGCGCTCGTGATCTTCCTGCTGGCCCTCTGGCTCGAGACCCGGTGGCCCTGGCTCGGCTTCGTGCGCGCCACCGCCGAGGCTGCGCTGGTCGGTGGCCTGGCCGACTGGTTTGCCGTCACCGCGCTGTTCCGCCGGCCGCTCGGCCTGCCCATCCCGCACACCGCCATCATCCAGACCCAGAAGGAGCGGATCGGCCGGGTGCTGGGCAACTTCGTGCAGAACCACTTCCTCTCGAAGGACATCCTGGTCACGCGGCTCGCCACCATGAAGGTGGCCGAGCGCTCGGCGCGCTGGCTGAGCGAGCCGGAGAACAGCCGCCGGCTGGCGCGGCACCTCGCGGCGGGCGTGGTGCAGGCCATGAAGACGGTCGAGGACACCCAGGCCCGGGCGCTCATCCACGAGAGCGCGATCGGCCGGCTGCAGGCGCTGCAGCTGGCCCCGCTGCTGGGCAACCTGCTGTCGGTGGTGGCCACCGACCAGCGGCACCAGGTGCTGCTCGACGAGGCGCTCCGCATCGCGGGCGAGGCCATCGAGAAGAACCGCGACGAGCTCGGCCGCCGCATCAAGGAGGAGAGCCCGTGGTGGGTCCCGACCGCGGTGGACCACGCCTTCCAGAAGAAGATCGAGGGGGCCAGCCAGCGCCTCATCGACGAGGTCAAGGCCGATCCCTACCACCCGCTCCGGCTCAAGTTCGACATCGCCTTCCGCCAGTTCATCGAGCGGCTGAAGAGCTCGCAGGAGGTGCAGGCCCGGGCGGAGGCCCTCAAGGCCGACCTGCTGGCGCACCCGGCGGTGGGGGAGTTCGCCGCCACGCTCTGGGACCAGGCGCGCGGGGCGGCGGAGCGCTTCACCGCCGACGCCGACGACCAGGCGCTCGCCCCGCTGGCCCGCGGCATCGGCTCGGTGGGCACCTCGCTGGCCGCGAATCCCGACCGCCTGGCCGAGCTCGACGAGTTCCTCACCGGCTTCGCGGCCTCGGTGCTGGAGCGGCACCGGCATGAGGTCGGCGCCCTGATCGCCGACACGGTGCGGCAGTGGGACCCGGAGGTGGCCGCGGAGCGGCTGGAGCTGGCGGTGGGCCGGGACCTGCAGTTCATCCGGCTCAACGGCACGCTGGTGGGCGGGCTGGCCGGACTGGTGATCTACGTGGTATCCAGGATGCTGGGCGGCTAGGCGGCCGGTCGCACCCGACGCCGCACGCCCCCGGGGTCCTGGCCAGGATCCGGGGGCGTGGTGCATCAGGGGTCCCCGGGGCTAGAAGTGGAAGCCGTATCCGAAGAACACCGGCTGCAGCCCGAGCAGCCCGAGCCCGCCGATCAGGAGCCCGCCGAGGATGAACAGGAACGGGACGTACACCAGCCGCTGCACCAGCGGGTTGTCCCAGGGCACGTGATGCAGGACCGGCAGCAGCACGAAGGCGAACGCCAGCCCGAGGAACGAGAGCTGCACCAGCTGGAGGCAGGCCACGCCGAAGACCAGCCCGCACGCGACCTCGAATCCCTGCACCAGCGGGTGATCCGGATGGCTTCCGCCCGCCACCCGCTGCAGCCCGCGCCACGCCCGTGCCCAGGGAGTCGTCGGCGCCGGGCCCCCGTCGGTGACCGCGCGGCCGCGATCGCCGGTGACCAGGAAAGTGGCCTTGCCGGTGATGAGATAGCCCAGCACGCCGAGCGAGCTCATCGGCCCGAGCGCGGCGTACATCACCGTGCTCTGGCAGAGGAAGCGGAACAGCTGGCGCGGCTTGCCCGCCAGGTCGATCACGAAGCACAGGATCGGCGCCACGAAGGTGAGCAGGGTGATGAGGAAGAAGTCCCAGCTCTGCACCACCGCGAACCCCGGATGCAGGGCGCGCACCGGGAGCACCAGGGCGTGGCCGCCCAGTTCCAGGGTCAGTGGCTGGGGCTGGGTAAAGAGGAACGCGAAGACGATGTTGGCGTCGATGACGAACAGGAAGTACACCAGCGCGAGCGGCAGGCTGAGCGCCGGAAAGAGCACGTCAAGCTTCTCCACCAGCGGCACCTTGCCGGAGCGCAGCGCCGGCCACATCTCCCGCGCAAAGAACTCGCAGGTGCCCCGGGTCCACTTCATGTGCCGCACCCGGAAGGCGCGGATGGTCTCGGGAAACTCCTCGTAGCAGATCACGTCCTCCGCGAACACCCCGTGCCACCCATGCTGGCGGGCCCGCAGCGAGAAGGCGAGGTCCTCGGAGACGATCTCCGGGAAGCCGCCCACCTCCTCCCACACCTCCCGCCGGACCACCGCCCCGTGCCCCAGCAGCATGACGAAGCCATAGCGGTTGCGCAGCGGGTGGTACCAGCGCCAGTGGATGTCGATCCCCACGCCCACCGCCGACTGCAGCGCGCCGCGGCCCTCCGGGTTGGAGCGGTGGGTGGCCTGCACGAAGCCGGTGCGCTCGTGGGCGTACAGCATCGGCACCATGCGGCGCAGGAAGTCGCGCGGCAGGATCTCGTCGGCGTCGACCAGGGCGAAGACCGGCTCCGTGACCGCGGCGGTGCGAAGGCCATGGTTGGTATTGCCGGCCTTGAACCCGGACCGGTCCGGCCGGCGCACCACCTGCACCTTCTCCGGGTGCCGGGCCGCGAATGCGTCCACCCGCGCCCGGTACACCGGGTCGCTGCTGTCATCCAGGAGGTACAGCCGCCAGGTGGGGTAGTCCTGGGCCAGGCAGGAGTGGGCGCTCTCCTCCACGAAGTCGTTGCAGGTGAGGTAGAGCAGCGCCACCGCCGGGGGGTCCACCGTGAGCGGAGGCGGCAGGCGCACGCCGTGGAGGCGCCGGCGCCGCTGGTGCAGGGCGGCGAACAGCACCACGCACACGTTATAGATGCCATACAGCCAGGCCAGTTCGGTGAAGATGATGAAGTACAGCACCGCCACGGTGGCCACCGGTCCGTGGGCCAGGTCGAGCAGGCCCATCAGGCGCGGGTGGAACCAGGCCAGGGCGGCCGCCCACGCGATGAAGATCGTCAGGTAGAGCGTGGGGCGGGCGGCGACGGGGCGCGGGGGTTTCATGGCCGCCGCACCGCGAACGACAGGCCGACGGCCACCGACGTCAGGGGGCTCGCGCCCGGGGCGCGCTCGTGCCGGAGCAGCAGGTGGGCCCGGCTCCCGGCGCCGGTCCCGACCGTGAGGCGCGCATGACCATCCCACACCGTGCCATCCAGCCCGGCCGGCGAGTCGCTGATCCGCCCCACCGCCATCCCGCCGCCCAGCGCCGATACGCCGCCCAGACCGAGCTCCCCGGCGAGGAGGGCACGCCACTGGGCCTCGGCGCCGAGCCCGCTCCGCGCGTAGAACACGACCGGCTCCACCCGCAGCCGCCCGGTCACCGGCAGGTTCACGCCGGCATGCCCGACCCATTCGATGCGGTCATCGGCGCGGGGACCCACCTCCACCCCCGCCTTCCACGCGGTGCCGCCGGCGGTGTAGGCCACCTGCTCCAGGCCCAGCAGTGTCTGGCCCACGCGGCCCGGAAGGGTGCGCCGGCCGACCTGGACCACGGTGGTGAACCGCCCACCCCAGTCGAGCAGCGCGCCGCCCGACCAGGTCGGGACCCGTCGCCCGGCGCGCAGCAGGGAGAGGTTGTCGAGGCTCAGGCTGTTGTCATAGCGGCCGAAGAGGCGCAACGACGCGGCGGGCCACACCGCCAGCTCCACCGACCGCATCCCCACGCCATCGGCCTTGTCGCTCGCGGTGGCCCGCGGCGGGTTGCTGAAGCGCGAGTAGACGCCCCACGCGCTCAGCTCGAGGAACGGGCGCGACGGCGCACCCTGCGCCAGCAGCGGCTGGGTGGCGAGGGACAGGACGGCGGCGAGCAGCGCGCGCCAGACGGAGCGCGGAAGTCGGCGGGACATGGGATCCTCCAGGGGGTGAGGGCTCGCGGCGCTCCCTCATGGAGCGCGAACACCCTGGAGCTAGGCAGGAGCTGCACCATCCGGCATCACCGTGGCGAACCTGCGACAGCTCGCGGCACGGCATGGAGTTACGGGCCAGGCACCCGCGTGCGCGCGCGCCGTGTGGCCCACTCGGATCGGTGCACCCTCACCTGTTTCGAAACAGCGACCGGCGGCGCCCATCGAGGGCGCGCCGCCGGCATCCCTCCGCGTCAGTTGATGGTGATGGTCTGCGAGCGGGCGTTGTTGAGCGGGTTGCTGTCGCCCTGGATGGTGCTGATGGTGTAGACCGTGGGGTACACGCCGGCCAGGACGGCCGTCAGCGTGACCGTGAAGTCGGTCTTGCCCCCGCTCGCCAGGCTCGGCAGCTGGCAGGTGGTCCCGCTGATGCCGTCGTAGCTGCAGCCGAGCGTCCCGGTGCTGCTCGAGTAGCTGAATCCGGTGCTCGCCGGGATCGTGAAGGTTGCGCCCACCGAGGTGTTGGGCCCCAGGTTCTCGTTCTGGAGCGTCAGGGTGAAGCTGCTTCCGACCGTCACCACCGGCGGGGCGCTGAATACGTGCAGCTCCAGGTTGGTGACGCCATCGTTGTCGACGATCGTGGCCGTGACCGGCGCGGGCATGGCGCCGGCGTAGGCCGGGTCGGCGCTGGCCACGGCGTGGGCAATGGTGGCCAGCTGCGGTGGCGGCTCCACCACCGCGTCATCCACCGCACCGACCGTCACGAACCCGGGCAGCGCCCACGAGCTGGTGAAGAACGTCAGCGGCGCGAAGGCCGCCAGCTGTCCGCCCGCCGCACTCGGCGTCAGGGTGACGTTGGCGGTCGGTGCGCTGCGAAGGCACACATTGTACGAGGCACCGGCGCCGCCTTCCGTGACCGTCACCCCCGCCGGCGACACACTGACCGGCACCGAGGGGTCGTGCCCCACCAGCTGGAGGCTGGCCGTCGGGTTGTAGAGCCGCCAGCCCCGGGCCGCGCCGGGGGTCAGCCCCGTGGTGCTGGCAAACGCGCCGCGGACGAGCGGGAAGGAACCGTCCGTGACGATGGGCACCACCTCCCCGCAATGCCCACCGAGGAATCCGGACGACTCGATCAGCCGCAGCGCCCCGTTGTACACCACCAGGCCGGTGACGGCGAGCAGGTCGTGCTTGTCCGGCGCGGTGCCGGCGATGTCGAGGCTGACGGTGCTGGCCGGATCCAGGAACAGCGAGGCCAGGGTGAGGGTCCCCAGGCCGGGGAGCGCCGGCGAGGCCGGGGCGGCCCCGGGGGAGATCGTGCCGCCCACCGAGGTCACATTGCCAACGGCGCCCGTGCCCGAGAGCACCCCGCCCTCGAGGGAGAGCGGGCCAGACTGGCTGCTCCCCGACTCGGCCACGAAGTCGGCGCCGCCGAGGTCGAGCGGCGCGGCGGTCGAGGAGGTGATCGTCCCCCGGTTGTGGATCCGCGCGAGTGTCGGGAAGTCAGCGGGGCCGCCCAGCGTCAGCGTCCCGCTGTTCTCCACGCTGTCCGTCTCCATGCGGACCCGGGCCGTGCCACCGTTGATGATGAAGCTGCCTCGCGTTGTCGAGGAATCTCACGGGGGCCCAGAGTGTCATGCTGTCCGTCGGCGTGACCGTGATGGTGCCGCGATTGACCTGCGGCAGGCTCGCCTGCCCGTTGCCCGTGATGTCGAGACGCACCCCGGCCGGGAGGCTCCCGTCCGAGGTGACCACCGGCGTGGCCCAGATCACGCCGAGGAAGTTGATGTAGACCGTCTCGAGCTCGATGACTCCTTGGAGGGTGGTGGCGTCGAGGCTGATCGGCATGCCGATCACCCGGAGCCGGGCGCCGGGTCCGGTCAGCCGGGCCGGGATGGTCCCCGCCGTCCAGTGGAAGACGGCCGGCCAGTACGGCGGCACCGGCCAGCCGAGGGACGGTGGAACCGTCGTCGCGACGACCGTCCCCTGCCCGCTCACCGTCCCGCCTTCCATCCATACCGCGCCGAAGGCGTCGCCGGTGATGGTCAGGGTCGCGGCGGAGCCGGTGGCCTGCAGCGTGCCGGTGTTGTGGAAGGCGCCGACGTTGAGCGCCAGGTCGGCCCCGTTGA
The Gemmatimonadota bacterium DNA segment above includes these coding regions:
- a CDS encoding protein kinase, with the translated sequence MAAEPEWAEVERLFDAALDLPPADRLAWLATATRDPELRALVARMLAAHATEGPLDRPLDVSPLSIRARLEAALDDRYEIDEEIGHGGMATVYRARERKHERPVVLKVLKPETAVAFGAERFLAEIHVAAQLSHPHILALLDSGEADGLLYYVMPWLGGETLRTRLRRERRLPVATGCRILRDLADALASAHRAGVVHRDLKPENILLVGDHAYLLDFGIAQLRMTDTADRVTGEGTVVGTMGYMAPEQEAGVHTDHRADIFALGVVGRELLTGMEPGLFTSILPETLPPETPAALGTLLQRCLETDPAARPADMDEVLATLTPLVRPDLQHPVPLPRRRRTLPLLLLGVGLLAGAAWWTMGRRPAPVPLGSLPLPVAVAPLENETGDTALAVWGRMAGDWITQGLQETGTLTVIPWPNAREAAGRHTAGGDQVRLMREETGAGTVITGSYYRVGDRLRFQAQITDAVRGTLLAYPEPVETSRDSVAEGLRLLRGRVMGALAIRQDERVAAIPGLAERPPTFDAYREFDRGLELHDAQRYGEAVTAFRQAFALDSTFGVALFSAAVDLWNTDDYVAVDSVVALLGSRRLQLTEYHQLQVGYLRALLDGDGQGAYALARRAAELTGDTRGLNAVAWIANATNRPAAALAALQRIDPDAGSVRRWAPYWIQRAHAEHRVGRFVTERESARQMQQRHPESRIALVLEVRAAAAQGDTRAVDSLLTVAGGLSPDSYWSEGAALVVAGEELNAHGRGFASPAYFRRAVRWLANQLARDPHHRAHRYWMGTALYDAGQWQSAEPYFASLAEDFPERLQYRGLEALVLARAGRAAAAEQRLGPRPRFTPAEHTLYRARLAAIAGRREHAISLLAQAVAEGYESLPWLHAVAFRDFGGLVGDPRYATLMQPDTTP
- a CDS encoding M1 family metallopeptidase; translation: MRLRHLLAGLLLAPCAALTAQQDAATLHADSLRGSVTPERAWWDVAYYDLSVRIQPADSSIRGANRITYRALAPGRTLQIDLQQPLVADSFVQDGRVLQSRRDGNAYIVTLPAEQAAGSTATLAVFYGGKPHVAKRAPWDGGFVFTADSLGRTVIATACQGTGASIWWPTKDIQSDEPDSQRVAITVPDAIRNISNGRLRSSTPNGDGTTTWEWFVTSPINNYDIAVNAASYGHLEDSYEGEGGRLTLNYWPLDYHLEAARRQFAQVKPMLACFEHWFGPYPWYADGYQLVETPHLGMEHQSAVAYGNRYLNGYLGRDLSGSGRGLSWDFIIIHESAHEWWGNNLTTADIADMWVHESFANYAEGLFVECSQGKEAGAEYNRGNRRSIRNDAPIVGEYGLNREGSGDMYPKGGNMLHTIRQVVGDDEVWRRTLRGLNEVYRHQVVTGREVQDYISWQAGRDLSRIFAQYLTTTKIPTLEYRIAGRRLHYRWVDVVPGFDLPLPVKLEGEGYTTLHPSGAWQSVRYTRGATDSLSVHPDYYVKTQAAPVE
- a CDS encoding calcineurin-like phosphoesterase C-terminal domain-containing protein yields the protein MSHSTRRDFLREVSAASLLTLGLTPARLPRPWRRAPIRVRGRVTAAGRPLAGAGVSDGRTVVRTDRGGAYELVSDAGQRWLHLSLPAGHEIPRQASGTAQLFRPLTPDARGELRADWALTPLAGGDAAHAFFLAADPQTQNRYETDLLHAETVPALRRALAGLGGVPAFGIACGDIMYDDLSLYPEYERAVRAVDLPFFQVVGNHDMDYAARTDEASTATFERHFGPAWYSFNRGEVHYVVLDDVLWHGDGYIGYLSAPQLEWLAADLALVEAGRTVVVALHIPLASSLPARSGDAEGRHTSMVNNREALYRLLEPYRAHVLSGHTHEHEHLFEGGVHEHVHGTACGAWWSGPICYDGTPDGFGVYEVRGSELRWRYQPSTAAAGEAMRLYRRGADPTAPDEVVANLWDWDPEWTVVWYEDGQPRGRMARRTGLDPLSVELHRGPELPARRKWVEPVPTAHLFYATPGAGATECRVEATDRWGQVRTERLALR
- a CDS encoding DUF445 domain-containing protein, with product MPAPLPPVPDPAPPAPPRKDDATRRAELLKMKRVANGLLVVALVIFLLALWLETRWPWLGFVRATAEAALVGGLADWFAVTALFRRPLGLPIPHTAIIQTQKERIGRVLGNFVQNHFLSKDILVTRLATMKVAERSARWLSEPENSRRLARHLAAGVVQAMKTVEDTQARALIHESAIGRLQALQLAPLLGNLLSVVATDQRHQVLLDEALRIAGEAIEKNRDELGRRIKEESPWWVPTAVDHAFQKKIEGASQRLIDEVKADPYHPLRLKFDIAFRQFIERLKSSQEVQARAEALKADLLAHPAVGEFAATLWDQARGAAERFTADADDQALAPLARGIGSVGTSLAANPDRLAELDEFLTGFAASVLERHRHEVGALIADTVRQWDPEVAAERLELAVGRDLQFIRLNGTLVGGLAGLVIYVVSRMLGG